In Bombus huntii isolate Logan2020A chromosome 3, iyBomHunt1.1, whole genome shotgun sequence, a single genomic region encodes these proteins:
- the LOC126863406 gene encoding uncharacterized protein LOC126863406, with product MVPKVLYLLLIACIFGTVVQMSFAGPSNSSETAVSSNSSETVVSSNSSETAVSSNSSNTSEAPAPSKSSASSKQSETSASSKSSGSSESSDSSDSSSDSSASSESEEKPVVKPVDNPKKPGGKPEDKHKRKPQKPPTKQEEAENKTVTKKLEIVLPTIPTFSPIPGLKSNVDKAKDLVARRLNNGGSFVNAVANSIRQAVYAAKPILALGDLISKIIRAFAEIASLNPVRLGALVLQEGVKIATSILAASSPILITGTIMVGR from the exons ATGGTTCCGAAAGTTTTGTACCTCCTGCTCATTGCCTGTATTTTTGGCACCGTCGTCCAGATGAGTTTTGCCGGCCCATCCAACTCATCTGAGACAGCCGTCTCATCCAACTCATCTGAGACAGTCGTCTCATCCAACTCATCTGAGACAGCCGTCTCATCCAACTCATCCAACACATCTGAGGCACCCGCCCCATCCAAGTCATCCGCCTCATCCAAGCAATCCGAGACATCCGCCTCATCCAAGTCATCCGGCTCATCCGAGTCATCCGACTCATCTGACTCCTCCTCCGATTCATCCGCTTCATCCGAG TCAGAGGAAAAACCGGTGGTAAAACCTGTAGATAATCCTAAGAAACCTGGTGGTAAACCTGAGGATAAGCACAAGCGAAAACCACAAAAACCGCCCACCAAACAGGAAG AAGCTGAAAACAAGACTGTGACGAAGAAACTCGAGATCGTGTTACCAACGATTCCAACTTTCTCCCCGATCCCAGGACTTAAATCGAACGTCGACAAAGCTAAAGACTTGGTTGCACGTCGTTTGAACAACGGAGGCAGTTTTGTCAACGCCGTTGCGAACAGTATAAGGCAGGCAGTCTATGCTGCTAAGCCTATCCTAGCCTTAGGCGACTTGATCAGTAAAATTATACGGGCATTCGCCGAGATCGCATCATTAAACCCAGTCCGACTCGGAGCTCTTGTTCTTCAGGAAGGTGTGAAGATTGCCACAAGTATCTTGGCCGCATCCTCTCCTATTCTGATAACTGGAACTATAATGGTTGGACGTtaa